The genomic stretch GTTTCCCTCGAAATCTATCAGTGCATAGCCCTTTGGAGTACCGTCCCGCATGGTGGACACAGGAACTCCATTTTCATCCAAAGTGCCTTTATACCAATCCCCTGAAGTAGTACCTACATTGTAATGATGATGCGGCTTATCCTGTTTCCAACCATCTTCCCTGAAGAAATAATCCTGCTTCTGCAAATGGGTGTGTGCAGAAAGCGAAAGGGTGTAAGGAAAATCTTCCAATAAATCAAAGATCTCCTGCCTGTCTTCATCACGGAATGAATCCCCTTCTTCTGCCAAAGGGATGTGCATAGCAATTACGATGAGATGATCCTTAGGCACATACTTCAGGTCATTTCTCAGAAAGTCTAATTGATCTGGACGCATTCCTCCCCAATATCCCTGCTGGTCTCTGGGATCAGGCCAAAGAATATCATCCAGGACAATGAAATGTACCTTCCCCACATTGTAGGCATAGGCACTTGGCCCAAAATGAGCTTCAAATGTTTCATCTGCCCATTCATCCTTGTCCACATCATAATTCTGATCGTGATTCCCCATGACATTGTACCAGGGCAAGCCAACTTTCGCCACAGCTTTGGCATAGGGAGTAAACAAATCCAGATCATCACCTACTAAATCTCCAAGTGAAAGTCCAAACGCCACATCTCGAATCCCCACCACTTCGCTTACTATTCCACGGTCAAAGAAGTCAACTTCCTCTAGCGTATAGGGCTGTGGATCACCGAAAATCAACGCAGTAAAATCATCAGCCTCCTCTGTGGCAGTCATGGCAAAGTTGATTTCCTTTGGCAAGGCTCCAGTAGGAGCCGAACCTGCATATTTTAGCTCAGGAGAGCCACTAGGCTTATGGATATAATAAAACTGAGGTTTGTTCAAAGAATCCAATGCAACTGTAAATCCGCTTGGTTTGATTACGAAGAGTAGCTGCCCATCTTTCAGGCCTATTTCGTAATAGCCTTTTTCATCTGTCTGAACTACCTCTTGGCCATTGGATACACTGACTGCCGGAAGTCCCATTTCCCGCCGCTGTTTCTTTCCATCTCCATTGGCGTCATGATAGACATAGCCCTTTGCCAGCTCCTGAGAAAAGGCAGTGAAACTTGTGAAAATCAAGGCTGCTGTCAGCCCTGTGTGCAAGATTTTTTTCATAATAATATTTTCATTTTAACAAGCATTCCTCGATTCATCTGCATTGATATGGGATTTCTCTGAAAAAGGGGAAGGGCTAAGTAAGCCCTACTTCTCCCACCATACTTTCGTATTGATATCATCAGCTCCCATTCGGGCTACGGCTACTGAATAGTTATCCGGATTATTGATCTGCACGCTTACAGGATAGCGGAACCTTACCGGAGCCTGCTGATTGTTTAGCATCCCATCATTCTTTGGAAGTACAGGCAAACCAGTTCTGCGGTATTCAAACCACTGCTGGTAATCATTAAAATATAATCCAATATACTTCTGAAGCATTATTCTTTCCAGTGAGCCGTTGTAGGCAGCTTCAGGATTTTCAAAGTAGTCTTCAGTGATCTCAATTTCCCACTGTTCCATGGCAGCTTTTACGCCATTTTCATAATGGACTGCTGCATCTGTGCCTATCACGCCGCGTTGCGCCAATTCTGCTTTGATAAATTCCACTTCAGCATATGTCAATAGTAAGGAAATCATCGGTGCTTCCACCAAAGCTCTATTGTGGTTACTCGGAAGAAACTGGAATTGATTATCATTTCCGGCATATCCACTAGGGATTCCCCTGTACCCAATAGTAGTCGTACCATCAATATCCCTGGCTTGCGTCATAAACTTGGCGCGACGAGGATCCTCGAGATTATTCAACTGATCAGCGAAAAATTCAGAAATCGAACGGAAAGTCGTGAAATCTATCGCCCTGCCCCAAGGAGAAAGATTGGGAGTCACCCCAGTTATCTGCAGTATGGCCGATTCTGCGGTGTTTTCAAACACAGGATACTCATCTGGACTGTTGATGATCATAGCAAGCTTTTCAAAAGAGCTGAACTCTTCCCTGTTCGATACTCTTAGCAACAATCTCATGTGCAGGGAATTCGTGAATTTCCTCCATTTCATCACATCATTGTGAAAAAGAATATCATCCCCATAAATCATTGTCTGGCTTACATCATAAAGCGAATTTGCCCGCTCCAAATCCTGGAAAATCTGGGTATAAACGGCTTCCTGAGTATCAAACTGAGGCTGGAAGATCCCTTCTTCTGCACGGCTAGCCTCCACCATAGGTATATCCCCAAAGCTGTCTGTGAGCTGGCTGAGACTATAGGCACGCAAAGTCAGCGCAATTGCTTCATAATTCACATCAGTATTGGAAATAGAAGAAGCTTCCATTTCCTTGATATTGATCAGCCATCTGTAATAGGTATTCCAGGTAGAATTACCCGCAGCTTCTGAAATATCATAGCGATGAATCCCTCCATTGGCACTGGGAAACGGCAAGGCTACTTGCATCACCTGGAAGGTGAAGGCGTCTGCCCTATCCGTACCAAAGCTGGATATGCCGTAAATAATCGGATTCAATAATGTACCTGGACTGATTTGATCGATCCTATTTGGATCGGTGTTGATTTTTTCAAAATCTCCGGTGCAGGAAACCGATGTCCACACCAAAGCTCCTAACAAAAGAGTAGCGATATATTTGTTCATAGTAATCATCATTTAAAACTTAAGGGTAAGGTTCACACCCATATTTCGTGTACTTGGCAGTTGTCCCATTTCTATTCCCGGCAGCAATGTTCCTCCATTCAGAGCGGCAGTTTCCGGATCAAACATTGGGAACTTAGTCCACATGGCCAGGTCACGGCCATAAAGTGCGATAGAAGCCTGACGAATACCTGTTTTTTGAAGAAGGCTGACAGGAACTCCATATTCAACTCTCATTTCACGTAACTTGATAAAAGAAGCGTCAAAGGAATTGGACTCTACATTGGCTCTTCTATAATATTCTGTATAGTAATCAGCAAGGTTTACCTCTGCGGTATTAGGCGAATAGGTCCCATCTCCGTTATCCACCACTCCTTCACCGATGATAAATCCGTCTTCCCTTCCTTTTAGGGTATGCGTAAGCTTTCCTTGTTCAGACATTTTATGGTGTGTCTGGGAATACACAATCCCTCCATATTGTCCATCGAACAAAATGCTCATCCGGAGATTTTTATAGACAAACTCATTTCTGAATCCACCTTTCCACTTAGCGTAGGCATTTCCCTGATACTCGATCTCCGCAGGTCTTAGAGGGAGACCGTTTGCCCCGTACACAATTAGCCCCTCTGGAGATCTCACGAAGCCAAAACCGTATATATCTCCGGTAGTACCTCCTACTTTAGCCAGTATAGTCGCATTCCCCCCGTTCCCTATTACCTGGCTACCATCTACTTCATCCGGCAGAGAAAGTACTTCATTCTTGTTTTTGGCCCAGGTGACAAATGAATTCCACTGAAAATTATTCGTTTTTACCGGACTCCCATTCAACACAAGTTCCACTCCTCGATTCTGGACTTTGCCTGCATTCAGTATCGCCCTGGAGTATCCTGAAGTGATATCTACCGGCACTTCCAAAATCTGGTTTTTGGTCTCTGAAATGTAGTAATTCACATCAAAGCCCACTCTTCTATTGAAGAAGATCATCTCCAATCCCGTCTCAAAACTGGTAGTGATTTCAGGCTTGAAGCCCACGTTGTACAAGGTTGAGGGGACGGAAGCGGATCCTGGAAATTCGCTCTGCCCATAGTACTTTGAAGTACGGTAAGGATCCGTATCATTCCCTACCTGAGCTCCTGACACTCTAAGTTTGGCGAAGGAGATTTCACTTGGTAGCACTAACATATCCGAAAGCACAAAGCTGGTGCTTACCGAAGGATAGAAAAAGCTGTTGTTTTGAGTAGGCAACGTGCTTGACCAGTCATTTCTTCCCGTGATGTCCACAAATATTTTTTCGTCAAAATCCAATGTCACCAATCCATAGAGAGAGTTGATCACTCGGTTGTTATCATTGGTAGAAAGAACGGGATTGTTGATACCATTTGCGAGCTTATAGACTCCCGGGATCACCAGGCCATCCACATAAGCTGACATCATACGGTATTTCCGGGTCATGTGGTTAGCTCCCACACTTGCTCTCAAGGAGATTTTCTCAGCCAGTTTACCATTGTAAGTGAACAAGAAATCTGAGTTCTGCTCATAGTTGGTGATATTCTGCTCTTTGAAATATCCTCTTTGGAAATTCGCCGTGCTATATGGTCTCTGCTGGGCCCGTTCTTCCTGACTCATCGCCAAACCAGTCCTCACCATCAATTCAAAATGGTCGCTAAAGGTGTAATTGGCAGACAAGTTCCCAAAAACCGAATTGTTATTCACGGAGTTGGTCATCTCATAAGCAATCAAATAAGGATTGTCTATGAAAGAACTAAACGGGTGGACCTGATCTACATTTTCCTGCCCTTCCCTCCAGATAGGTCTATACCATTCCAGATCAATACTTGGGTTTTGAAAGATCATGAAATAGGAAATAGACTGGTTGTTATAGCCTGTGGCCGGAAGGTTGTCCGAATTCTTATTCGTGTAATTTACCTTGGCATTCAACTTCAGCCGCTTGCTGATCTGCTGAGAAGCAGAAAGTGAAGCTACCAGGCGGTCAAATCCTGTATTCGGCATGATCCATTCATTCTTGGTCTGGGTGATAGATGCTCTCAAGGAACCACCTTCGTTTGCCCCTTCCAGAGATACACTGTTGATCATATTGAATCCTGTCCTCCAAAATCCGGTCACATTATCCCGGTATGGTCTCCACAGTTGTCGCTCTGCAGATTGTCCCTCTAGAGTAGGATCATACTGAAAATAAGACTGGCCGTCAAACTTAGGGCCAAAGGCACTGCTGGTGCCTCCTGTGCTTGAACCATCTTCAGAAGCACCGTAGCTGTAGTACAATTCGCCTTCGGAATTAAAAGCTCTGCCTGTTCCCTGGCCATATTCGTATTGGCGGTCAGGCCATTTAAGCACATCCTGAAAACTGAAGTTGGAATTAATGGTCACCCCAAGCCCTTTGCTTTTTTTAGAACCACTCTTGGTGGTCACGATCAAAGCGCCATTGGCTGCACGGCTCCCATACAGCGCAGTAGCACTTGCCCCTTTCAGCACAGTGATGTTTTCAATATCATCAGGATTGATGTCGGCTATTCCATTTCCGAAATCAATGGGAACATCGTTTCCTGAGCCTGCGCCATAGGCATTGCTTACCCCGGAAGAAGTGAGGCCTGAATTCATGGGAACGCCATCCACGACGATCAACGCAAAATTCCCATTTGGATTAAGGGAATTGTCCCCTCTTAGACTGATCTGCGAAGAATTCATCGGCCCGGAGCCTGCGGATAGCACATTCAAACCAGCAACTTTTCCCCGGAGTGCATCAGACCAATTATTTGACCTGGCATCGAGCAGTTCCTCGGAGTCCACCTTTTGCGTAGCGTAACCCAATGCTTTTTCTTCTCTTTTGATCCCCAGCGCTGTAACCACAACTTCTCCTAACACATCATCGTCCAATCTCAATCTGATAGTGAGGTCAGTCTGATTGGAAGCCTGCACCTCTTGCTGGTCATAGCCCACGTAAGAGAACACCAAAATCTGGCCCTCATCGACAGAGAGTGTAAACTTCCCGTCCAGATCTGTGGTGGTACCCGTGGAAGTGCCTTTGATGATAATATTCACACCGGGCAGTTTTTCACCGGATTCTTCATCTACTACAATCCCAGAGATATTCACTTTCTCTGATGTGATCGTCTGCAGTGTGGATCTCTTCTTGTCGCTCACCGCTATGGTAGAGTTGATCTGCTTGAATTTCAGGTTTGACTGGCCTGAAATTTCCTCAAGGATAGTCTGCAAGTCTGTCCGGGTTTTGGAATAAGACACTTTTGTGTTAAGCGCCAATCCCTTTTCGTAGGAAAACTTAAATCCTGTCTGGCTCTCTATCTGTGAAAACGACTCTGAAAGAGCCATTTTGCTAGCACTGAATGAGACTATAGTCTCCTCCAATTTCTGAGCATGAAGGTCACCGGCAAACACCATGGTGTGCATCCAGCAACTGAGTAAGCAAGCCGTAAATAATCTCATAATTAAGGTTCTTAAGGCAGGTGGTAACTTTTTTTTCATATTTTTAAGTGTTCATGTGATTAACTGTCTGAAGCATTTATTTACTGGAACAGAATGGATTCGTTGGTGCGGATCCATTCATTTTTTAGGGGCAGTTTTTGAAGGTTAGGGTTACATTTTTTTCGTGAATTTGGTACTGAAGCGGGATCGAGTACTGAATCAGTTGAAGTATGCTCTCCAAGCTTTGATTTTCATAAGTCCCTGAAATCTTACAAGAATTAGATGATTTGAGATCTGCAATGATTTTCACACCATACCATTCTTCCAGCGTTTTGATCATTTCTTTCATGGGAGTATTATGGAATACCAAAATATCCTCCGTCCAGAAGAACAATGGATCATTTTCGGCGATAGTTGACACAGCCCCGGCTTTTTCTACATAGTCAAGCCGAAGATTAGGAGTAAGCATAAAAACCGAGTCCACCTGATCGGAGACCTTTACCAGCCCGGTTTTCACAGCCACTACTTCCTGCTGATCGGGCTGGTTCCTGATCAAAAATGAAGTGCCGAGTACCTCTGTAGTAAGGTTGGCAGACTCCACTCTGAAAGGATGTAGCGTATCTTTCTTTACTTCGAAAAAAGCTTCTCCGGATAGTGAAATCAATCTGTTTTCCGAGAAGTTTTTGGCCACTTTGATAGTGGAATTATGGAATAGACTGACTGTGGATCCGTCGGGCAGGCGGACATTTTTGATCATTCCATAGCCATTTTCAAAAGTGATAAAAGCAGGTTCTGAATCTTCTGCAGGGATAGAAGACGAGAGCTTCACTGCCAATAGACCGATACCGATGAGAAAAACAGTACACGCTGCAACTTTCCATCCGGCAAAATCCCTTTTGGATACAGGATTATGTGAATGAAGATGGGCGGACTTCTTGATTTTTTGGAGCAGCTCCTCCTCTACCTGCTCCTTACTTCGATTCTTATAGTCCTGAATTTGCCACTTGGCATCCATCCCCTGATCATACCAGGAATTGAACTGCCGCACTTCTTCTTTAGAAGCTTTTCCTCTTAGTATTCTGAAAATGATGCCCGAAAGGGCAGATGGTAATCTCATGAGTAATTGTCTTTCACTTATTAAGTGCAAAAGACCTCCTTCGACTACCGCCCGATTTGATTATCTAATCATGAAATATGCCTGATCAAAAATTAATTTACCCTTAACAAAGAAGCTTTCAGACAAGGAGGTATACAGCAAGTGCAGGAGCCAAATGTTTCAATTCACCACGCATGATTTTGAGGGATTTGCTCAGCTGATTGTGGACAGTCTGAGGAGAAATCTTAAGTTTATCTGCGATTTCATCTACAGAATAACCTTCCAGTCGGCTCATCCGAAAGACCAGCTGCGCACGGGGAGGAAGCATTTCAGCAGCGATTTCTATCTCATGGAAAAGCTCCTCAAATCCAAAAACATCCTCTTCATAATAGGCCTCAGGAAGGTGATGGCTGTTATCCTTTCTTACTTTGGCCAGCCCGTCAAAGTGCTTCATGACCTGATATTTCACCGCTGTCAATAGATAGGCCTTTATTCCTGATTTTATTTCCAAGGACTCCCTTCTCTGCCAGATATCTATAAAAATCTCCTGAAGAATATCCTCCACGATAGCCTGATCCCCTATTTTGCTATAGGCACTCTGGTACATGAGCTCCCAATTATCCTTGAAAACCTGTTCGAAATGTGCTGTATTCTGAAAAGTGGACATAATCCTTTAGCTATTACCCAAAAATAATTCGGCTGAAGGTTAAAGCTGAAAATGGTAGGTTATGATATTATTAAGAGAAGCTGTTTACTAGTTGCAGGTCGTTCATTTTATAAGAAAATTTCATGGTAGAAATTACAATTTAGAGTTAAAAAAATCACCACCCTATCTGCGAAGAGCTGCGTCCTTTCCCGTAATAATCTGCGTAAATCTATAAGCCTGCCAAAAACCATCCCCCTCCACCTAGACTTACCTATACTGAAATGAACTCTCAACCCAAATTTTGAATTAGAGCTATAACTTTTAAAAGATCAATAAAATGCAATCACTACAAGGAAAAACCGCGCTCATCACCGGCGCAGGAAAAGGATTAGGCAAGGCAATTTCACTGGCTTTAGCCAAAGAAGGTGTTCATTTGGCGCTTTTATCAAGGACAGAATCAGACTTACTTGCCGTCAAAGAAACCGTGGCAGGAATAGACTCTTCTCTGAAAGTTGCAATCGCAGTAGCAGATCAGTCTGATTTCTCCAGCATCAAGCCAGCGATTGCCTCACTGATCTCTGAACTGGGAGAACCCGATATTTTGGTCAACAATGCAGGAGGTGGGAAATTCGGGAAATTCCTTGATCTGGAAGTGAGCGAATGGGAAAACATCATTAAGGTCAATTTACTCGGGGTGTATTATGTCATACACGAAGTCCTTCCAGGCATGCTTGCCCGCAAGTCAGGCGATATCGTAAATGTTTCCTCCACTGCAGGCCAAAAAGGAAATGCGATGACCAGTGCTTATAGTGCTTCCAAGTTTGGACTGAACGGACTGACAGAGTCCCTCATGCAGGAAGTGCGCAAATCAGACATCCGTGTCTTCAGCATGACACCAAGCACAATTGCTACTGACCTGGCGATCGGAAACAACCTGACCGATGGCAACCCTGACAAAGTATTACAACCTGAGGATTTTGCCGAGCTGCTTGTAGCCCACTTGAAACTTCCGAAAAGAGCTTTGGTCAAAAACGTGGAGTTCTGGTCAACAAATCCATAAGATTTGCAAGAATCCATAAATGCAATATTGTTGCATTTATGGATTCTGTTTTTACCTTTGTGTCTCTAACTGGATAAAAAATGGAAGCAAGCAAATTTGATATAATCATCATAGGAGGAAGTTATTCAGGACTGTCAGCGGCGATGGCACTGGGTAGATCTTTGAGGAAGGTGTTGGTGATAGATGCCGGCAACCCCTGCAACCGACAAACTCCGCATTCCCACAACTTTTTGACTCAGGATGGAAGAACTCCGGCAGAGATCTCTGCTCTTGCCAGGCAGCAAGTGGAGCAATACAACACGGTTTCATTCTTGTCCGGCAATGCGGTATCCGCCAAAAAATCGGGGGATGGCTTTGAAATCCAAACCGAGGATGGAGAAGTATTCCAAAGCAAAAAATTGATTCTCGCCACGGGGGTCCAGGATATTATGCCAGATATTCCCGGCTTTGCCGAGTGCTGGGGAATATCCGTAATCCATTGTCCCTATTGTCATGGCTATGAAGTGAGAAATCAGAAAACCGGGATTTTAGCAAATGGGGACTTCGGATTTGAGTTTGGCAAAATGATCACCAATTGGACAAAGGATCTGACACTCTTTACGAATGGAAAATCAACTTTGACAGCGGAGCAAACCACTAAACTAACAGCAAAAGGGGTGACTGTTATTGAAACTGAGATTGATCATATTTCCCACCTAAACGGAAATCTTGAACGGCTGATACTCAAAGATGGGACAAACATCCCCTTGCAAGCTTTATACGCCAAGGCTGACTTTGTGCAAAGTTCAAACATCCCTTCCAGCCTTGGGGTTGAGTTGACTGATCACGGTCATATCAAGGTGGATCCCATGCAGAACACATCTATCCCAGGAATATATGCCTGTGGGGATAATACCACCCAATTCAGGTCAGTATCCTATGCCGTATCTACAGGCACTATGGCTGGAGCGGCATGCAATAAGGAATTGATAGCCGAGGAGTTTTAAAAATCCCAAAATATTCTCAAGCTTTAAAGGGCAGACAAATTTCAACCTCTTTATCACAGAAGGTCCACCTGGTTACGGCGGGCCTTCTCTTTCTTCTACACGGTGATTTATTGACAAAAGTCAAGGGCAACTTTTTGTGATATTAGGTAGATTTGATAAACCCAAAATATTCTCCTGCATTATGAAAAACGCGCGAATCTTTCTGCTCTCCATATTTTCTGTTTGTATTCTCAGCTGTAGCAGTTCATCCAATGAGCAGACCTTCGACAGCTCCAAGTTACCAAGAATGAGTCAGGAGCAAACGGAGAAAATCGTCGAGGATTTCATTATGGTGGAAGATGGAGCTACCATAGAAATTCCGGCTGGCTTTTATGAATTCAATACCCAGCTGATACTGGATAACAAGTCAAAAATCACTATCAAAGGTGCCGGACTAAGGGAAACAGTCCTCTCCTTCAAAAACCTAAAATCAGGAGGGGAAGGCATCAAACTAGTAGGAAACAACATCACCATAGAGGATCTTACGGTAGAGGATGCCCCTGGCGACGGCGTGAAAGCCCAGCATACAGATGGGATTACTTTCCGCAGGATCAATGTCACCTGGACCAACGGGGATAAATCCAAAAACGGAACCTATGCCATCTATCCTGTGCAGTGTAAGAATGTGATGATTGATGAGGTGATAGCCTCGCATTCACGTGACGCCGGAATCTACGTAGGACAGTCTGAAAATATCATTGTTAAAAATTCTCTTGCTTTTGGTAATGTGGCAGGAATAGAAATAGAGAACTGTGACAATGCAGAGGTATTCGGTAACGTTGCCCGTGACAATGCCGGCGGTATTTTGGTTTTCAATTTACCCGGTTTGCCAAAAGCTGACGGTGCAAGAGCCAAAATCTACAACAATGACATTATTGAAAACAACCACGAAAATTTTGCCACAGCAATCGGAGAAGGGCCAAATGGAAACACAGTGACCATGATTCCTCCCGGATCAGGAGTAATTCTATTGGCTGCCAAAGAAGTAGAGATCTACAACAACCGGATTCTCAGAAACAAAACCACCGGTGTGGCCATCGCCAGTTACCAGATCACAGGATTCCCAAGCGACGCGCCCAACTGGTCTCCCTATACGACTGACATCTACATTCATGACAATGAGTATGACCGCACAAAAGGATTCCCTGATCTAAGCAGAGAACTGGGGCAATTAATAAGCATATACAATGCACATGGCAAAGCCAGGACCCAGGATATTATTTACGATGGAATCTGGGATGAGGAAATCAGTAATGACATCACGACAAACCCTATGCGGATCTGCCTTGCTGAGAAAGGATTGGAGGATCTCTATTTCACTCGATTTGATTTTTCAGAAGGTGAAGATAACATCAAGGCATTTTCCGATGCTTCCCCTTTCCAAAACTGCACTATACCAGTAAGCACCAATGTAAGCGCAATTGCAGAAATGTAATGGGATATAATAAGATTTTCTGGCCATTGAATTTTGTGCTGGCTCTGCTGCTGGTTGTAAGTGCATGTACGACCGAATCATCAAGTAAGAAGATCAAAGAAATTGCTCTGGAAGATGAACTTGCTGATGGAAGATTTCCATACAAAAGACTATCAACCTATGGCTTCTTTTCAGGAGAATTACATGAATTCATACCTGCAGATGAAGTAATCCCCTATCGGCCGGCCTCATCCCTTTTCACTGATTATGCCTTGAAAAGCCGCTTTATATCCTTTCCGGAAGGTGAAAAAGCCATCCTTGAGTCTAATGAAATCAACTTTCCGATAGGCACTGTGCTGATCAAAAATTTCTACTATCCAGCTGACTTTCGCAAGCCTGAGGAAAACAGAAGAATCATAGAAACCAGGCTTTTAATCAATTCTGACAAAGGATGGGAAGCATTTCCTTATATCTGGAATGAAAATCAGACAGATGCGATATTAAAAGTAGTGGGAGCAGACACTGAAGTTGCTTTCATAGATTATAATGGCAAAGATCAGGTAATCAACTACCTCGTCCCAAATAAAAACCAATGCAAAACCTGTCATAACCGAAACGAGACTTTAGTACCTATAG from Algoriphagus sp. NG3 encodes the following:
- a CDS encoding parallel beta-helix domain-containing protein, whose protein sequence is MKNARIFLLSIFSVCILSCSSSSNEQTFDSSKLPRMSQEQTEKIVEDFIMVEDGATIEIPAGFYEFNTQLILDNKSKITIKGAGLRETVLSFKNLKSGGEGIKLVGNNITIEDLTVEDAPGDGVKAQHTDGITFRRINVTWTNGDKSKNGTYAIYPVQCKNVMIDEVIASHSRDAGIYVGQSENIIVKNSLAFGNVAGIEIENCDNAEVFGNVARDNAGGILVFNLPGLPKADGARAKIYNNDIIENNHENFATAIGEGPNGNTVTMIPPGSGVILLAAKEVEIYNNRILRNKTTGVAIASYQITGFPSDAPNWSPYTTDIYIHDNEYDRTKGFPDLSRELGQLISIYNAHGKARTQDIIYDGIWDEEISNDITTNPMRICLAEKGLEDLYFTRFDFSEGEDNIKAFSDASPFQNCTIPVSTNVSAIAEM
- a CDS encoding SO2930 family diheme c-type cytochrome, whose product is MGYNKIFWPLNFVLALLLVVSACTTESSSKKIKEIALEDELADGRFPYKRLSTYGFFSGELHEFIPADEVIPYRPASSLFTDYALKSRFISFPEGEKAILESNEINFPIGTVLIKNFYYPADFRKPEENRRIIETRLLINSDKGWEAFPYIWNENQTDAILKVVGADTEVAFIDYNGKDQVINYLVPNKNQCKTCHNRNETLVPIGVKVQHLNHELEYKSGKSNQLAYWAEAGKLEGYEGEKAHPAMINYEDKNLPLDERAMAYLDINCAHCHSAAGPASTSGLFLTYDETDPRKLGVNKIPVAAGNGAGTFDFDILPGNAEKSIMPHRMNSTEVGIAMPELGRTTVHTEGLQLIKDWINSMEKENQ